The genome window GAAGGCATGGATAAGATTCTTGATACATTTGATGTATCAAAAGTTGAAGACGTAGATAtggtattaaaatatagtgttgcttatataattcatattttagatGTATAACACTGAAATCAATATCTTTATAGTTTTTTCTTATGTAATTTTAGGTTTTCTTTCCAATCACCAAGTCAGAGCACTTCTACTTGATTTGTTACGACATCAGAAACCAAGGacacttcattattgacaataTCAAGCGGGAAGGCAATCCAAAGCAATACTATATGAGGGTCCCTGATATATTGGTAAGAGTTTATTTCCTTATTTAATTACAAGTGAACTCAGAATTACTAAGAACCATTGATAAATTGTGATGACTATAAACTCAAACTTATGCAACTTGATGACTATAAACTTATGTCATTATCAACTTATGTGATTATAAAGTTCTATTACTGTCACTATCAACTTACGTTCTGTGATTATCAAGTTCTATGACTGTCACTATCAACTTACGTTCTGTGATTATCAAGTTCTATGACTGTGACTATCAACTTCTGCGATTATAAATCACTTTAAATACTTTCGATTACAACTAATATTCAAAATACTACTGGTTTAAATTTGTGAATTATGTCAGTGTGATTTGTGATTATTACTTTGAATACTAGTGATTACAATATACACtagtattttaaatattagtgTTTTAAACTTGTGAATTATGTCAGTGTTATTTTTGATTATCACTTAAAAAACTAGTGATCACCAATGGTGTATATTGTAATTGCTTTTTATTTGTATCATTATAATTACTTTCTATTTGAATCGTAATTGGATATACCATAAttgctttatttttttatctttgtGACAGCATTCTCACTTCTGCAACTATATACAAATAAAAGGCAATATTCCTTTATCTAGAAGAATTCGCAGATTCAAGCGAACATACTTGACCATGCCTTGGCAGACTAGTTGGAATTCCACGGATTGTGGAATATTTGTTATGAGGCATATGGAAACTTTTAAAGGAGACCCTAAGAAGTGGGATTCTGGACTTGCAGAGGAAGGGGTTagtgatttaaataattatctagCATATTGTAATATTCATCCGCATGTGCCAGTATTTTAactttatttcaaaatattatgcAGATTATCCAAGATCATCAACTCAGAAGACTTCGCATTAAATATAACACTGCCATTCTCTCTTTTGGTCTAAATGCATTTCAAAAAGGGATTGTGGATGAGGCAGCCAAGCTAGCTGAAAAAGCAGCAACTTACAAAGATTTAAAATTTGCAGCTTTCGAAAAGAATCCAACAGTTCCTAAATCAATTTTAAAGAACACATCAACTTCAGCAAAGAAGAAAGTTATTTTTGCAACTAATTTGAACACTATATTTGAAGCTGCAGCAGAAGAACAGGGCACACAAGAAGaacaacacaatgataattagacACTTGCGAGTTACTGTAACTCAGAATTTAAATCTTTTGCCAATGAATGGTTTTATTTCTCTATGAATTTAGCAGACTAGTAAATCATATTCTTTTGCCAATGAATGGTTTTATCTTCTATGATTGCTTGTAAAACAGATTCAGATGTCAGCTTAAACATACTAGTGTTTTAAGTTTACAAAACTGTTGTCAACTTAATGATAACTAGTGTTTTCATTTTCTATATTCAGTTGTATGCTGAAGGGGTTTTGTTTCCTTAAAATAGATACCATATTTACATATTCTTGAAGGTTGATATATAGCTGGTTAAACTAGTGACCATTtttactatttaaaatttagctatgtcataatatatgatattttttgaaGGATTTAGGCATAGGCTAATCACTATCTTTCACAAAGTGGTCTCATAAACCGTCAAGTATTTtactttaaattttgaataattctaaaaatcattcaaaaacaaaatgttaacgattgtaaattaatttatttcacCGGCCCTTCAAcctcgccttaattagggtttaggattgaggtaCGAATTAATctttctgcaacccaaacctaaaccctaaatgttaacgattgtaaattaatttattccgccgacgtctcggcttcagggccttcggcccttcagcctcgccttaattagggtttaggctcgagggagtagggcctaccggccctacaccctcaatcctaaaccctaaccgtcggccaattcaATATAGAGTACGAATTAATctttctgcaacccaaacctaaaccctaaatgttaacgattgtaaattaatttattccgccggcgtctcggcttcagggccttcggcccttcagcctcgccttaattagggtttaggctcgagggagtagggcctaccggccctacaccctcaatcctaacccctaaccgtcggccaattcaatatacagtacgaattaatctttctgcaacccaaacctaaaccctaaatgctaacgattgtaaattaatttattccgccggcgtctcgacttcagggccttcggcccttcagcctcgccttatttagggtttaggctcgagggagtagggcctaccggccctacaccctcaatcctaaaccctaaccgtcggccaattcaATATACAGTACTAATTAATctttctgcaacccaaacctaaaccctaaatgctaacgattgtaaattaatttattccgccggcgtctcggcttcagggccttcgtcccttcagcctcgccttatttagggtttaggctcgagggagtagggcctaccggccctacaccctcaatcctaaaccctaaccgtcagcCAATTCAATATACATTACGAATTAATctttctgcaacccaaacctaaaccctaaatgttaacgattgtaaattaatttattccgcaggcgtctcggcttcagggccttcggccttCGAGTAATTTAAAGCGATGCGCGCATCTAACACCATATTTAGTGAATTACATAATCAAAATTAGTGATATACATACTATATCTTAGTGAAAATCCTAGTATATGTTAGTAGTATAActtgttattatttattatgcTGATTACTAACATCATGATTCCTAACATCAGTGAATAGTAACTAGTACTAATTCTAAAACTCAAATGTAAACCATATAATTGTTAATTTCTCAACAATActgaatatcaaaatattaacaaaCCTTGAATTGTTTTATAGCTCTGGACATAATACAGTTCTAAACAATAttgaatatcaaaatatttacaatGCTTAAATTGTTTTATACCCCTGCATATAGTAATGTAAAAACAATAATCACACTTTCTGCCTCTTTGCACATGTCCTTGAATCATGAGTTGTTGCCGAACATAACTTGCATTTTCGCGTTCTCTTCTTAGATTTATTAATCGCCTTCTCCCTGTCACTAATCAACCTCTTGAAAAAATTTCCTTTATTCTTACAAACATTCGGCGCAAGAACTTCAATAGGTCCAGTAGGTTGGTCACCAACCATAGCTGCCAAATGATCTCGTATAGTAAATTCAGCATGTTCATTAGAACTCTCAAGATCAGCTGTCAACTGCAATACAGTTTGATGAACAACATCAAGCTTCTCCAAATGAAAACCAGCCTTGTTAACCAATTCCcgaaaatcaaaccaaatatcTGTTATTTTTAACGAAACCTTCTCCATCTTCAAATAATCTTCTGATACTGAAAGCGCTGCAGAGGAAGTACCACTTTCTGCTATTTTCATCCATCTATTCAACACAAGGCTCCTAGGAAACTTTGTCACCCCTATTTGTTTCAAGCCGCAAAAAGCATGTCTGCATACTATTCCACACATAACGAATTTCTTGCAAGAACAAACAACATGATTTTTACTAACAGACACCtgccaataataaaaaaataacaattacagAACAATtgtcacaataatattagtcaCTAATCAGTTATTTTAACAATAAGtacaataaataataaacagTTATACTActaattactaaaatatataatatttttcactgAGCAGAATTATGTTTATCACTAACATATACTAGACTTTTCACTAAGCTATAGTATATCGAtaactaatttatattatgtaattcACTAAGTATGCTGATATGTGAGTTAAATATAAACACCATAGTGGACTGCATTGCAGTGAGTAAAGTAGATAAATTCTAACTATGATTTTAGCTactttttaaattaaactaagaactaaaataataacaatacctTAAAAACTTTATCTTTGATTTTCACGTCCTTGATTTCCAAAGCAGTAACACCATCAATCTCTTCACTCATACGT of Daucus carota subsp. sativus chromosome 3, DH1 v3.0, whole genome shotgun sequence contains these proteins:
- the LOC108212521 gene encoding protein FAR1-RELATED SEQUENCE 1-like, with the protein product MKTYIWASHLEIAEFEEGWEAVIKEFKLESNKWLLDMYEIRSSWIPAYFRDEPMFGLMRTTSRSESENSFFGQFHKQDDTLCEFWLRFQSAMERQRNETERLDHESDSFTPNILSRWFIEDDAAAIFTREIFYKIQEEILAGCLDMQIKRMSEEIDGVTALEIKDVKIKDKVFKVSVSKNHVVCSCKKFVMCGIVCRHAFCGLKQIGVTKFPRSLVLNRWMKIAESGTSSAALSVSEDYLKMEKVSLKITDIWFDFRELVNKAGFHLEKLDVVHQTVLQLTADLESSNEHAEFTIRDHLAAMVGDQPTGPIEVLAPNVCKNKGNFFKRLISDREKAINKSKKRTRKCKLCSATTHDSRTCAKRQKV